In Labrus mixtus chromosome 3, fLabMix1.1, whole genome shotgun sequence, a single window of DNA contains:
- the LOC132965681 gene encoding hydroxylysine kinase-like, which yields MLNCLVILPLCADNDSPVNPRPEFSLQKATKLALQHYGVTVKEISTLPSYMDQNFLVMDEPGTKYVLKIMNSEESKNTTLLGLQTLAMSFLRCHGIPAQTAIPTTTGQLMTMAETDCGHGAQTYCVRLMTYRPGKTITQSPVKTQDLYHVGKLVATIDKTLQQLVSPNLDVLERDGILWSLSNIPLLEGYLSVMDGDPLQEVVKAVIEQYKSHVQPKINAFQKGIIHGDLSDQNLLVTPVDSGLHEVSGVLDFSLLMNGCYVFELAITIMYLMLENPHPLDVGGAVLAGWESIMPLNNNEKDSLFLLVLGRLCQSLVYGRYNAKKYPDNKEYLLTTAKSGTRLVTKLWKLGKTEVERKWFTDASTFSVSQ from the exons ATGTTAAATTGTCTTGTCATTCTTCCCTTGTGTGCAGATAATGACTCACCTGTCAATCCAAGGCCTGAATTCAGCCTGCAGAAAGCTACTAAACTAGCACTGCAGCATTATGGAGTCACTGTTAAAGAGATCTCCACCCTGCCTAGTTATATGGACCAGAACTTCCTGGTGATGGATGAACCAGGTACCAAGTACGTCCTGAAGATCATGAACTCAGAGGAGAGTAAGAACACCACCCTGCTGGGGCTGCAGACCCTCGCCATGTCCTTTCTACGCTGCCATGGAATTCCTGCTCAGACTGCTATTCCCACGACAACGGGGCAGCTCATGACTATGGCGGAAACAG acTGTGGACATGGTGCTCAGACCTACTGTGTGAGGTTGATGACTTATCGCCCTGGAAAAACCATTACACAATCTCCAGTCAAAACGCAGGATCTTTATCATGTTGGCAAGTTGGTGGCCACCATTGATAAGACATTGCAACAG ctggTGTCTCCTAACCTGGATGTCTTAGAAAGAGATGGGATACTTTGGAGCTTGTCTAATATTCCTCTCCTGGAGGGTTACCTGTCAGTGATGGATGGAGATCCCCTGCAGGAAGTTGTCAAAGCAGTCATAGAACAGTACAAATCACATGTGCAGCCCAAAATCAACGCCTTCCAAAAAG GAATAATACATGGGGACTTGAGTGACCAGAACCTTCTTGTCACACCTGTTGACAGCGGGCTTCATGAGGTGTCAGGCGTCCTGGACTTTTCTCTGCTCATGAACGGATGCTACGTGTTTGAACTGGCTATAACAATCATGTACTTGATGCTGGAGAACCCACATCCTTTGGATGTAGGTGGAGCAGTGTTAGCAGGCTGGGAGAGCATCATGCCGCTCAACAATAATGAAAAGGATTCCCTCTTCCTTCTGGTGCTCGGCCGCCTCTGCCAGTCTCTGGTTTATGGAAGGTATAACGCCAAAAAATACCCAGACAACAAGGAATATCTCCTGACTACGGCCAAAAGTGGGACTCGGCTTGTCACTAAACTCTGGAAGCTGGGCAAGACAGAAGTGGAGAGGAAATGGTTCACAGACGCCAGCACATTCTCAGTCAGTCAATAA